In Prochlorococcus marinus str. MIT 1214, one DNA window encodes the following:
- a CDS encoding DUF4214 domain-containing protein, whose product MANATSTQLQELYVAYFGRAADPTGLDYWTEKGITTSKFAADMYAQAEFKDAYGSLSTESQVNQIYKNLFDREADVTGLTYWTQQINLGNLKVAEIATHLIWAAQNNSGSSADKTALTNRTNAAVAYTAKVKESTAAILAYQAESTGTTFVKGVNITEAISYLSGIDGTTAHTAAGVAASVATITANGVPTAAVAGKSITLTTGADVVNTTSATAALTTGAGNDVIYGLTTGMLTSADVIDGGAGTDKIDARITASTTTIAPKITNTEEVAIEVLGVNAKTLTIDLDSGDKLVTSFTLTGTDVVADGTTLVVQGIQTTDAVTLDTNMSTYTFTKATLTYDSVTGTADSTSITLKDNLTDVTVPGIETLSVTAEKFVGTLTPEDAETITITVGSTTTNTTTIADIVQTATDVATLNLAGSGEALTITAGPEFKADAVVNITNTGSTSFTAKALTSANNTFTATGAGGKDTIDIDAVTTGATISVTTNGGDDVVNIDQGVVTIDTGAGNDTVSALQWAEITSADSIDLGAGTADIVDSRDEVTINATDKTTFAYFKNAEILKLSKANDHMTVNFNTFTSVDHVIISSPLNSTAVNVADFGTAKNAGVDAIDATMNNEDILEITGAIIGEEAGNAGATGTSNSTATSGGDALDIDPAVDTGNNIATVRLVGNADLTGGQGEDAATTKTAGLGGDAVNAENIDTLNLVVVGTTAAGGTVDTVSFTEGSAGSVTGTGTAGTAGVDITVAANGKIVLTSELDPRTSTAALHNNINLGTVKGTNAVIDGSDFLGIITATAGDGNVTITGGAGNDVLSGGTGVDTISGGAGNDTLDPGTGADIITGGSGSDHIDITLSDSGESSEKMTDYQTGAAGVADVFDIPSTTNIAAASGVDVSGAISGGLGSDTLTASVSDGFITLAGNAIAKIDAVSEVADIFELLDANNSAEVGAIEAGGNTYLIMDSANGTDATTADITADVITLEGLTGISKVSTTAGSNTIVVT is encoded by the coding sequence ATGGCCAACGCGACTAGCACTCAACTTCAAGAATTATACGTCGCATATTTTGGACGTGCTGCTGATCCCACAGGTCTGGATTACTGGACAGAAAAAGGGATCACCACGTCTAAATTTGCGGCTGATATGTATGCACAAGCAGAATTCAAAGATGCATATGGCAGCCTTAGTACTGAATCACAAGTTAATCAGATTTATAAAAATCTTTTTGACAGAGAAGCAGATGTAACCGGATTAACTTACTGGACTCAGCAAATCAATCTTGGCAATTTGAAAGTAGCTGAAATTGCTACGCATTTAATCTGGGCTGCTCAAAACAATTCTGGTAGTTCTGCCGATAAGACTGCTTTAACTAATAGAACAAATGCCGCTGTTGCTTACACAGCAAAGGTAAAAGAATCAACAGCTGCGATCCTTGCTTATCAAGCGGAATCAACAGGTACAACCTTTGTTAAGGGTGTAAATATTACTGAAGCAATCAGCTATCTTTCAGGTATTGACGGAACAACTGCTCATACAGCTGCAGGAGTTGCTGCAAGCGTTGCAACAATCACAGCAAATGGTGTTCCTACAGCTGCTGTTGCTGGAAAGTCAATCACTCTTACTACAGGTGCTGATGTAGTTAATACAACAAGTGCCACTGCTGCTTTAACAACTGGTGCTGGTAACGATGTTATTTACGGTTTAACTACTGGAATGCTGACTTCAGCAGACGTTATTGATGGTGGGGCTGGTACTGACAAAATTGATGCAAGAATCACAGCGAGCACGACAACAATTGCACCTAAAATTACTAATACAGAAGAGGTAGCAATTGAAGTTCTTGGTGTTAACGCTAAGACTTTAACTATCGATCTTGATAGTGGTGACAAGCTTGTAACTTCATTCACTCTTACAGGTACTGATGTAGTAGCAGACGGTACAACCCTTGTAGTTCAAGGTATTCAAACAACTGACGCAGTTACTTTGGATACCAATATGTCTACATACACATTTACTAAAGCCACTCTTACTTATGACTCAGTAACTGGTACTGCAGACAGCACATCCATTACCTTAAAAGACAATCTTACAGACGTTACAGTTCCTGGGATTGAAACACTTTCTGTTACTGCTGAAAAATTCGTAGGAACACTTACTCCAGAAGACGCAGAGACCATCACAATTACTGTTGGCTCAACAACAACTAATACCACCACAATTGCTGACATTGTTCAAACAGCCACTGACGTAGCTACCTTGAACTTGGCTGGTAGTGGTGAAGCGTTGACAATTACAGCTGGCCCTGAGTTCAAGGCAGATGCAGTTGTCAATATCACTAATACTGGTTCAACTTCATTTACAGCTAAAGCCCTAACATCTGCTAACAACACCTTTACTGCAACTGGTGCTGGAGGAAAAGATACAATTGATATAGATGCGGTTACTACAGGAGCAACTATATCTGTGACTACCAATGGTGGTGATGACGTAGTCAACATTGACCAAGGTGTTGTGACTATTGACACTGGTGCTGGTAATGACACAGTTAGTGCACTTCAATGGGCGGAAATCACTTCTGCTGACAGCATTGATTTAGGAGCTGGTACAGCTGACATTGTTGATTCAAGAGATGAAGTAACAATTAATGCAACTGATAAAACCACTTTCGCTTATTTCAAGAATGCTGAGATTCTCAAGCTAAGTAAGGCAAATGATCATATGACTGTGAATTTCAATACGTTCACTTCTGTTGATCACGTTATTATCTCTAGTCCTTTAAACTCTACAGCTGTCAATGTAGCTGACTTCGGAACAGCTAAAAACGCTGGTGTTGATGCAATAGATGCGACAATGAACAACGAAGACATCTTGGAAATAACAGGCGCAATCATTGGTGAAGAAGCTGGAAATGCTGGTGCAACAGGTACTTCAAACTCAACTGCTACTTCTGGTGGAGATGCGTTAGACATCGATCCAGCTGTAGACACTGGTAATAATATTGCGACAGTCAGACTTGTTGGTAATGCAGACCTCACCGGTGGACAGGGTGAAGATGCTGCAACTACAAAGACTGCTGGATTAGGTGGAGATGCTGTTAACGCAGAAAACATCGATACTCTTAACTTAGTGGTTGTTGGAACTACTGCTGCTGGAGGAACTGTGGACACTGTGTCCTTCACTGAAGGTTCTGCTGGTTCAGTTACTGGTACTGGTACTGCTGGTACTGCTGGAGTAGACATCACTGTTGCAGCTAACGGAAAGATTGTTCTTACAAGTGAATTAGACCCACGTACAAGCACTGCCGCCCTACATAACAACATCAATCTGGGAACTGTTAAAGGTACTAATGCAGTGATCGATGGATCTGACTTCCTAGGAATTATTACTGCTACAGCCGGAGACGGAAACGTCACAATTACTGGTGGAGCTGGTAATGACGTACTGAGCGGTGGTACTGGAGTTGACACAATTAGTGGTGGAGCTGGTAATGACACCCTCGATCCGGGTACTGGTGCTGACATCATTACTGGTGGTTCCGGTTCTGATCATATCGACATCACGTTGTCTGATTCAGGTGAATCTTCAGAGAAGATGACTGATTACCAAACTGGTGCTGCTGGCGTGGCTGATGTATTCGACATCCCATCTACGACTAATATCGCTGCCGCATCTGGTGTTGATGTGTCAGGCGCAATTAGCGGTGGACTAGGATCAGACACACTTACTGCAAGTGTAAGTGATGGTTTCATTACTCTTGCTGGTAATGCGATTGCAAAAATCGATGCTGTTTCCGAAGTTGCTGACATCTTTGAACTCTTAGATGCCAACAACTCTGCTGAAGTAGGAGCTATTGAAGCAGGTGGTAACACTTACCTCATCATGGACTCTGCTAACGGTACTGATGCAACTACAGCTGACATAACTGCTGATGTAATTACACTTGAAGGACTCACTGGTATCTCCAAAGTTTCTACAACAGCTGGATCTAACACTATTGTTGTGACATAG
- a CDS encoding GDP-mannose 4,6-dehydratase has product MTSKTALVFGWNGQDGSLISKSLLKKNYKVIGFSRNNLDDTNNCVSRDISKDIQIEKGDLKNYEIISKLIESNQPEEIYNLAAQSSVGKSFTNPITSIEGITNGTLNILEVARQLNYDGRIFFAGSSEIYGETRRGADINYKQNPCSPYGIAKQTSFNLVKLYRELYDINCVTGILFNHESPLRNKNFVTHKIISEAIQCSRNKSHNFKIGNLNISRDWGWAEEYVEAMQLINRAEKPKDHIICTGILTKLELFIETVFLKLDLNWKEHILSDPSLFRKKDIIQSYGNPSDLEKDLRWKAKVHINEIIEKLIEDKINKL; this is encoded by the coding sequence TTGACTTCAAAAACAGCTCTGGTTTTTGGATGGAACGGACAAGATGGTTCTTTGATATCAAAATCGCTTCTAAAGAAAAACTACAAAGTAATCGGCTTCTCAAGAAACAATTTAGATGATACAAATAATTGCGTTTCGAGAGATATTTCAAAAGATATTCAAATAGAAAAAGGAGATTTAAAAAATTACGAAATCATTAGTAAATTAATTGAAAGTAACCAACCGGAAGAAATTTATAATTTAGCCGCGCAATCATCGGTCGGAAAGTCCTTTACAAATCCAATCACTTCAATAGAGGGGATAACAAATGGAACATTAAATATTTTAGAAGTTGCAAGGCAACTTAATTACGATGGTAGAATATTCTTTGCTGGTAGTAGCGAAATATATGGGGAGACTAGAAGAGGGGCGGATATTAATTACAAACAAAACCCATGCAGTCCTTATGGCATAGCAAAACAGACAAGTTTTAATTTAGTAAAATTATACAGAGAGCTATATGACATAAATTGCGTAACAGGTATCTTATTTAACCATGAATCTCCTCTGAGAAATAAAAATTTCGTAACTCATAAAATCATTTCAGAAGCCATTCAATGTTCAAGAAATAAATCTCATAATTTTAAGATAGGAAATCTAAACATATCGAGAGATTGGGGTTGGGCTGAAGAATACGTTGAAGCAATGCAACTGATTAACAGAGCTGAAAAACCTAAAGACCATATAATATGTACTGGAATATTAACTAAACTTGAATTATTTATAGAAACAGTTTTTCTCAAGCTTGATTTAAATTGGAAAGAGCATATCTTATCCGATCCTAGTTTATTTAGGAAAAAAGATATTATCCAAAGCTATGGAAATCCTAGTGATTTAGAAAAAGATCTCAGATGGAAAGCAAAAGTACATATAAATGAAATAATTGAAAAACTAATTGAAGATAAAATTAATAAATTATAG
- a CDS encoding glycosyltransferase, producing the protein MKIVIDLQGLQIDGNRKRGIGRYCLEITKALIKYYPKNEYILFTNSNLFDLRNDFIDELNNKNYNLTYFQCPTVGDLNESYSGKYSSFWLSTQLRSYALSLINADIILITSFFDGFRNNTLVSHDKSFQLPPIVSIIYDLIPLIHSDQYLNNDQEFKLFYLKKIEELSNLDGLLAISQSSLREANQYLDIKSDLIFNISAACNDNKFTPVVSNLNVDTAYLGKFLLYCGATDPRKNLSRLIEAYASLPVQLIFKHKLVLTGPYTDEEKSLIQEWMINFGLPPEYVVFLGFITDIELANLYRTCYLLIFPSLHEGFGLPVLEAMHCGAPVIASNLTSLPELLGDQRFLFDPYNVKEISYLIQKSLTDNIFYQSICSNSKERRKNYSWKKTSIKTIKSLKQVIDSKSSLSDKNKSNFNYLIKNQYHILLENLGESPLVKHRNKLQIRYLKSLASAISIINNQSKKIELLRRSKITDQFTWKIEGPFDSSYSLAILNKNFALAMENLGQNVELFCTEGLGDYQPDQDFLEKNQMINKLYQKSIESKNSIFICSRNLYPPRVNDAKGVINLLHSYGWEESEFPSQWVNDFNANLQGMTVMSEQVKKILIDNGVQLPIKVSGLGLDHFKNIKSTIDFKVKAKKFKILHISSCFPRKGVDILIKAYANSFSDSDDVSLIVKTFDNPHNKIDSILEQARQTYSNFPDVILIKDDLNDSQIKSLYKQSDLLVAPSRGEGFGLPIAEAMLIGVPVITTNWGGQLDFCNSKNSWLVDYQFVQSKSHFRLDFSCWAEPSCLHLGELIKEVYILPKEEVRKKTIAARSAVEKMTWNNVALKNKQFVEDQFITKIDPSIRLGFISTFNSRCGIASYTKHLLEFLPGKIFLFTPLSESSNNNIKNDYEIIPSWNIDSKVDDFSLLIDNIKSLNITSIIIQFNFSFFDFDRFHNLINLLSQARINTIIIMHSTIAPVNNESKKVSKLINSLKKCDRILVHTIDDLNRLKGQGLIDNVSLFPHGILDFSPNQNNSSPLKRSFRLKNKIRIASYGFCLPNKGFKQLILAINILRKKNINIYLDIYSAIYSEDYLYVYEELVSLVNELNLAKYIFINNKFMSDIETLNILSKYQSVVFPYQESQESSSASVRHGLASNRPVLVTPSSIFNDVLDLVDVCQGFNPEDIAEGIIKYVIEKKSFNKKRSILENERLKKISNRKFSLLARRLYSMIKSLEINI; encoded by the coding sequence TTAATGCTGACATTATTTTAATTACAAGTTTTTTCGATGGATTTAGAAATAATACTTTAGTAAGTCATGACAAGTCTTTTCAATTACCACCCATTGTATCAATTATATATGATTTAATACCTTTAATTCATAGTGATCAGTATTTAAATAATGATCAGGAATTCAAACTGTTTTATTTGAAAAAAATTGAAGAATTGTCAAACTTAGATGGCTTGCTTGCTATTTCTCAATCTTCTCTAAGAGAAGCTAATCAATATTTGGACATAAAATCTGATTTGATATTTAATATTTCTGCGGCCTGCAATGACAATAAATTCACGCCAGTAGTTTCTAATTTAAATGTTGATACAGCATATTTAGGAAAATTTTTATTATATTGTGGGGCTACTGATCCCAGAAAGAACTTATCTCGATTAATTGAAGCTTATGCCTCACTTCCTGTACAACTGATCTTTAAACATAAATTAGTATTGACTGGACCTTATACAGATGAGGAAAAATCTTTAATTCAAGAGTGGATGATTAATTTTGGTTTGCCCCCAGAATATGTTGTTTTTCTTGGCTTCATAACTGACATTGAACTCGCTAATTTATATCGTACTTGCTATTTGCTGATTTTCCCTTCATTGCATGAGGGGTTTGGATTACCAGTATTAGAGGCAATGCATTGTGGTGCGCCTGTTATTGCTTCTAATCTAACTAGCTTGCCTGAGCTTCTTGGAGATCAGAGATTTCTTTTTGATCCTTACAATGTGAAAGAGATATCATATTTAATTCAAAAAAGCCTCACAGATAATATATTTTATCAATCTATTTGTTCCAATTCTAAAGAAAGAAGGAAAAACTATTCATGGAAAAAAACCTCTATAAAGACAATAAAATCACTGAAACAAGTAATTGATAGTAAATCAAGTTTATCAGATAAAAATAAATCTAATTTTAATTATTTAATAAAGAATCAATATCATATATTATTAGAAAATCTGGGAGAAAGTCCACTAGTAAAACATAGGAATAAGCTTCAAATTCGATATTTGAAGTCATTAGCTTCAGCTATTTCAATAATTAATAATCAGTCAAAGAAAATTGAACTTCTAAGAAGATCCAAAATTACTGATCAATTTACCTGGAAGATAGAAGGTCCATTTGATTCTTCATATAGTCTAGCAATTCTAAATAAAAATTTTGCTTTAGCTATGGAAAATCTAGGCCAAAATGTTGAACTATTTTGTACGGAAGGTCTAGGAGACTATCAACCTGATCAAGATTTTTTAGAGAAGAATCAAATGATTAATAAACTATATCAGAAGTCCATAGAAAGTAAAAACAGTATTTTTATTTGTAGCCGCAATCTATATCCTCCCAGAGTTAATGATGCAAAAGGAGTAATTAATTTATTGCATTCTTATGGTTGGGAAGAGTCGGAGTTCCCGTCTCAATGGGTTAACGATTTCAATGCTAATCTTCAGGGTATGACTGTTATGTCGGAGCAAGTAAAAAAAATACTTATTGATAATGGCGTGCAATTACCAATTAAAGTATCTGGATTGGGATTAGATCATTTTAAGAATATTAAATCAACAATAGATTTCAAAGTTAAAGCTAAGAAATTTAAAATTTTACATATTTCATCTTGCTTTCCAAGGAAAGGTGTAGATATTTTAATAAAAGCTTATGCTAATTCATTTAGTGATAGTGACGATGTTTCTTTGATTGTAAAGACTTTTGATAATCCACATAATAAGATTGATTCGATATTGGAACAAGCTAGACAAACCTATTCTAATTTCCCCGATGTAATTTTAATTAAGGATGATTTGAATGATAGTCAAATTAAGTCTTTATACAAACAATCAGATCTTTTAGTTGCTCCAAGTAGAGGCGAAGGATTTGGATTGCCAATAGCGGAGGCAATGTTAATAGGAGTTCCAGTAATTACTACAAATTGGGGAGGACAATTGGATTTTTGTAATAGTAAAAATAGTTGGTTGGTTGATTATCAATTTGTACAATCTAAATCACATTTCAGATTAGACTTTTCTTGCTGGGCTGAACCTTCTTGTTTACATTTAGGCGAGTTAATAAAGGAGGTCTATATACTTCCCAAAGAGGAGGTTAGAAAAAAAACAATAGCAGCAAGGTCTGCCGTTGAAAAAATGACTTGGAATAATGTGGCTCTTAAGAATAAGCAATTTGTTGAAGATCAATTCATTACTAAGATTGATCCTTCAATTAGGTTAGGTTTTATTTCTACATTTAATAGCAGATGTGGTATCGCATCCTATACGAAACATTTACTTGAATTTCTTCCTGGTAAAATTTTTCTTTTTACCCCTCTTAGTGAATCCTCAAATAACAATATAAAGAATGATTATGAGATAATACCTAGCTGGAATATAGATTCTAAAGTTGATGACTTCAGTCTTCTCATAGATAACATTAAATCATTAAATATTACTTCGATAATTATTCAATTTAATTTTAGCTTCTTTGATTTTGATAGATTTCATAATCTTATAAATTTATTATCTCAAGCCCGAATTAATACAATCATAATAATGCATTCTACGATTGCTCCCGTAAATAATGAATCTAAAAAAGTATCTAAGTTAATTAATAGTTTAAAAAAGTGTGATAGGATTTTAGTCCATACTATTGATGACTTAAATAGATTAAAAGGTCAAGGCTTGATAGACAATGTAAGCTTATTTCCTCATGGAATTTTAGATTTCTCGCCTAATCAAAATAATTCTAGTCCTTTGAAAAGATCATTTAGATTGAAAAACAAAATAAGAATTGCTTCTTATGGTTTTTGTTTACCAAATAAAGGTTTCAAACAACTTATTTTAGCTATTAATATATTGAGAAAAAAAAATATAAATATATATCTTGATATTTATTCAGCTATTTATAGTGAGGATTATCTTTATGTCTATGAAGAATTGGTTTCATTGGTAAATGAATTAAACTTGGCTAAGTATATTTTCATAAATAATAAATTCATGAGTGATATCGAAACTTTAAATATTCTTTCAAAATATCAATCGGTCGTTTTTCCATATCAAGAATCACAAGAATCTTCTAGTGCTTCTGTTCGGCACGGTCTTGCCTCTAATCGACCAGTTTTAGTAACTCCATCTTCAATATTCAATGACGTATTAGATTTGGTTGATGTCTGTCAAGGCTTTAATCCTGAAGATATTGCTGAAGGAATTATTAAGTATGTCATTGAGAAAAAGTCTTTCAATAAAAAAAGATCTATCTTGGAAAATGAAAGACTTAAAAAGATCTCAAATAGAAAATTCTCTTTATTAGCTAGAAGGTTATATTCAATGATTAAGTCTCTTGAAATAAATATATAG